One stretch of Pigmentiphaga aceris DNA includes these proteins:
- a CDS encoding DUF3261 domain-containing protein, with product MRRLLLSLLVLLAACSTAPTLPTAMPALDLPVQLLIQKQTAQEARDLILVVQQDPAGLRWSLLDPIGMPLARQLLQDGAWSNDGLVPPNPDAHALFAALLFAWTPGKDLAISYPAGSWKQESATTRSLWQDGEKRWDVVYADASMQRFTLRAVDGTAWQVGPLPGAVK from the coding sequence GTGCGTAGATTGCTACTTTCCCTGCTGGTTTTGCTTGCTGCGTGCAGCACCGCACCTACCTTGCCCACCGCAATGCCCGCGCTGGACTTGCCGGTGCAATTGCTCATTCAGAAACAGACCGCGCAAGAGGCTCGCGACCTGATTCTGGTGGTGCAGCAAGACCCGGCTGGACTGCGCTGGTCGCTGCTCGACCCGATTGGCATGCCGCTCGCGCGCCAGTTGCTGCAAGACGGCGCGTGGTCCAACGACGGGCTGGTGCCGCCCAACCCCGACGCACACGCCTTGTTTGCCGCGCTGCTGTTCGCCTGGACACCGGGAAAAGACCTTGCGATTAGCTATCCAGCCGGAAGCTGGAAACAGGAATCTGCGACCACGCGCAGCCTTTGGCAAGACGGAGAAAAGCGCTGGGATGTGGTCTATGCCGATGCAAGCATGCAGCGTTTCACACTGCGCGCTGTTGATGGCACCGCATGGCAGGTCGGTCCCTTGCCGGGTGCGGTGAAATGA
- a CDS encoding beta-ketoacyl-[acyl-carrier-protein] synthase family protein has protein sequence MSAYLNALGVICALGRGHTDVRTALLAGDTRGMSMCNTWLDQGVSCFGTIDLPLPEVPAHLAMHDSRNNRVLLAAAQDIEDAARAAVARYGAHRVGVVLGTSTSGILESESAIETYVHTGERSTSYAYRRQTLNGPARFLADWLAITGPAYMISTACTSSAKALASARRLLNMDVCDVVLCGGVDTLCRLTANGFASLEAMSSERSNPFSANRTGINLGEAAALFLMSREPASVALLGTGAGSDAHHMSSPDPTGAGAARSMRAALADAGLAPDAIGYLNLHGTGTPHNDAMESLAVAEVFGSQLLCSSTKPLSGHTLGAAGALEAAFCWLTLADNPGNRVPPHRWDAIADPALPLLNFARPGAQLAQDARYLLSNSFAFGGNNTSLILGSPA, from the coding sequence ATGAGCGCCTACCTGAACGCACTTGGCGTCATCTGCGCGCTGGGCCGCGGGCATACCGACGTGCGCACGGCCTTGCTGGCGGGCGACACGCGCGGCATGTCCATGTGCAACACCTGGCTGGACCAGGGCGTGTCCTGCTTTGGCACGATCGATCTTCCCTTGCCAGAGGTGCCCGCACACCTGGCCATGCACGACAGCCGCAACAACCGTGTGTTGCTCGCGGCCGCGCAAGACATCGAAGATGCCGCCCGTGCCGCCGTCGCGCGTTACGGCGCACATCGTGTCGGCGTGGTGCTGGGCACCAGCACGTCGGGCATCCTGGAATCCGAGTCGGCAATCGAAACCTATGTGCACACCGGGGAACGGTCCACGTCTTATGCCTACCGTCGCCAGACCCTGAACGGCCCCGCGCGTTTCCTGGCCGACTGGTTGGCCATCACCGGCCCCGCTTATATGATTTCCACCGCCTGCACGTCCAGCGCCAAGGCCTTGGCCAGTGCCCGCCGACTGCTGAACATGGATGTGTGTGATGTGGTGCTGTGCGGTGGTGTAGACACCTTGTGCCGGCTGACCGCGAACGGTTTTGCGTCGCTCGAAGCCATGTCGTCCGAGCGCAGCAACCCGTTCTCGGCGAACCGCACTGGCATCAATCTGGGTGAAGCCGCCGCGTTGTTCCTGATGAGCCGCGAGCCAGCAAGCGTTGCCTTGCTTGGCACCGGTGCAGGATCGGACGCCCATCATATGTCCTCGCCCGATCCGACCGGCGCAGGGGCGGCACGCAGCATGCGCGCGGCCTTGGCCGACGCCGGGCTGGCACCGGACGCGATTGGTTATCTGAACCTGCACGGCACCGGCACGCCACACAACGACGCCATGGAAAGCCTGGCGGTGGCGGAGGTGTTCGGCAGCCAACTGCTTTGTTCGTCCACCAAACCACTCAGCGGCCACACGCTGGGGGCGGCCGGTGCACTGGAAGCCGCGTTCTGCTGGCTGACACTGGCCGACAATCCCGGCAACCGGGTTCCCCCGCACCGCTGGGATGCAATCGCCGACCCGGCACTTCCGCTCCTGAACTTTGCCCGCCCTGGCGCGCAACTGGCACAAGATGCCCGTTACCTGCTCAGCAACTCGTTCGCGTTCGGCGGCAACAACACAAGCCTGATCCTCGGGAGCCCCGCATGA
- a CDS encoding hotdog family protein, which translates to MNHAQPGRDAPALDPDTALIPVDELVPHSGDMVLIDQILACAENTLSARVVIAPGGLFNHADGSVPAWLGLELMAQSIAAWAGWHARQEQRPVQLGFLLGTRNYNCSVDRFTVGTELRIDIDRSLQDDSGIAVFECNIHGPDLLASARVNVFQPTDAAQYLQES; encoded by the coding sequence ATGAACCATGCGCAACCTGGCCGGGACGCCCCGGCGCTGGACCCAGACACTGCCCTGATTCCGGTCGACGAACTGGTCCCGCATTCCGGCGACATGGTGCTGATCGACCAGATACTGGCCTGCGCTGAGAACACCTTGTCTGCCCGCGTCGTGATCGCGCCCGGTGGCCTGTTCAACCATGCCGACGGCAGCGTGCCCGCCTGGCTGGGTCTGGAATTGATGGCGCAGAGCATTGCCGCCTGGGCCGGTTGGCACGCCCGGCAGGAACAGCGCCCGGTGCAGCTGGGCTTCCTGCTTGGCACCCGCAACTACAACTGCAGCGTCGACCGTTTTACGGTTGGTACAGAACTGCGGATCGACATCGACCGCAGCCTGCAAGACGACAGTGGCATCGCGGTTTTCGAATGCAACATCCACGGCCCGGACCTGCTCGCCTCAGCGCGGGTGAATGTGTTCCAGCCGACCGATGCCGCGCAATACCTTCAAGAATCCTGA
- a CDS encoding 3-ketoacyl-ACP reductase FabG2: MSSTPTKSVLVTGSSRGIGRAIALRLARSGHDIVVHCRARAEDAQAVIAEIQALGRQARLLQFDIANRDQCRDILTQDVETHGAYYGVVLNAGLSRDAAFPALTSDDWDQVVHTNLDGFYNVLHPVVMPMIRVRAPRRIVCITSVSGIMGNRGQVNYSASKAGLIGAAKALAIELAKRKITVNCVAPGLIDTDMLDEHVPVEEILKAIPMQRLGQPEEVAAAVDFLLSDDAAYITRQVLSVNGGLC, translated from the coding sequence ATGAGCTCAACTCCCACCAAAAGTGTTCTCGTCACCGGCTCCAGCCGGGGCATCGGACGTGCAATCGCCCTGCGTCTGGCGCGCAGTGGTCACGATATCGTCGTGCATTGCCGCGCTCGCGCGGAAGACGCGCAGGCGGTCATCGCCGAGATTCAGGCGCTGGGCCGCCAGGCGCGCCTGCTGCAATTCGACATCGCCAACCGCGATCAATGCCGCGACATCCTGACGCAAGACGTGGAGACCCACGGCGCGTATTACGGCGTCGTGCTCAATGCCGGCCTGTCGCGCGACGCAGCCTTCCCCGCGCTCACGTCTGACGACTGGGACCAGGTGGTGCACACCAACCTGGATGGCTTCTACAACGTGCTGCATCCGGTGGTCATGCCGATGATCCGCGTGCGCGCACCGCGCCGCATCGTCTGCATCACCTCGGTGTCGGGCATCATGGGCAATCGTGGGCAGGTGAACTACAGCGCGTCGAAAGCGGGCCTGATCGGTGCCGCCAAGGCGCTGGCAATCGAACTCGCCAAACGCAAGATCACCGTCAACTGTGTGGCCCCCGGCCTGATCGACACCGACATGCTCGATGAACACGTGCCGGTGGAAGAAATCCTGAAGGCCATTCCGATGCAACGACTTGGTCAACCCGAAGAAGTGGCCGCCGCCGTCGATTTCCTGCTGTCCGACGACGCCGCCTACATCACCCGACAAGTCCTGTCGGTCAACGGAGGGCTTTGCTGA
- a CDS encoding beta-ketoacyl-ACP synthase: MRRVVVTGMGGVTSLGQDWATIEQHFRAGQSGIRNMPDWDRHPDLNTRLGGPIPEFAPPAHWTRKQLRSMGRVSQLAVRAAELALQHAGLTDSPLILDGKMGVACGSSTGSTEEVKNFGNMLINGVSDGINANSYVRMMPHTTAANIGIFFGLTGRVIPTSSACTSGSQGIGYAYEAIKYGRIPMMLGGGAEELCPSEAIVFDSLYATSLKNDTPGLTPRPYDAGRDGLVIGEGAGMLVLEELEHALARGATIYAEVMGFGSNSDGTHVTRPEARTMRIAMELALEDAGLSAQDIGYVNGHGTATEQGDIAETQATADLFGNQMPISTQKSYLGHTLGACGALESWFSIEMMNRDWYAGTLNLDAIDPRCGVLDYVRGKEGRTMRNRFVMNNNFAFGGINTSLIFGRWE, encoded by the coding sequence ATGCGCCGCGTTGTTGTCACCGGCATGGGTGGCGTGACCTCCCTGGGCCAGGACTGGGCCACGATCGAGCAGCATTTTCGCGCGGGCCAAAGCGGTATCCGCAACATGCCCGACTGGGACCGGCACCCAGACCTGAACACCCGGCTAGGCGGCCCGATCCCGGAATTTGCACCGCCTGCCCACTGGACCCGCAAGCAATTGCGCAGCATGGGCCGCGTCTCGCAGTTGGCGGTACGCGCTGCTGAACTGGCCTTGCAGCACGCTGGCCTGACCGACTCTCCCCTGATTCTGGACGGCAAGATGGGCGTGGCCTGCGGCTCATCCACCGGCAGCACGGAGGAAGTCAAAAACTTCGGCAACATGCTGATCAATGGCGTGTCGGACGGCATCAATGCCAATTCCTACGTGCGCATGATGCCGCACACCACGGCCGCCAACATCGGCATTTTCTTCGGCCTGACCGGACGCGTGATTCCCACGTCCAGTGCCTGCACGTCTGGCAGCCAGGGCATTGGCTACGCCTACGAAGCCATCAAGTACGGACGCATCCCGATGATGCTGGGCGGCGGCGCGGAAGAGCTCTGTCCGAGCGAGGCCATCGTGTTCGATTCCCTGTACGCGACCAGCCTGAAGAACGACACGCCGGGCCTGACACCCCGCCCTTACGACGCAGGCCGCGACGGCCTGGTGATCGGTGAAGGTGCCGGCATGCTGGTGCTGGAAGAGCTGGAACACGCCTTGGCGCGTGGGGCCACCATTTACGCGGAAGTCATGGGCTTCGGCAGCAATTCGGACGGCACCCACGTGACGCGCCCCGAAGCCAGGACCATGCGTATTGCCATGGAACTGGCGCTGGAAGATGCCGGCTTGTCGGCGCAAGACATCGGCTATGTGAACGGGCATGGCACCGCCACGGAACAAGGCGACATCGCCGAAACCCAGGCTACCGCCGACCTGTTCGGCAATCAGATGCCGATCAGCACGCAGAAGAGTTACCTGGGTCACACGCTGGGCGCGTGCGGGGCACTGGAATCCTGGTTCAGCATCGAGATGATGAATCGCGACTGGTACGCCGGCACCTTGAATCTGGATGCCATCGATCCGCGTTGCGGCGTGCTGGACTATGTGCGCGGCAAGGAAGGCCGCACGATGCGCAACCGTTTTGTGATGAACAACAACTTTGCCTTCGGCGGCATCAACACGTCATTGATCTTCGGTCGCTGGGAATGA
- a CDS encoding alpha/beta fold hydrolase, whose product MTQPPNSTAAPQAIRTPVPIHHITTPQLSIAYEAHGKVYGDPIILLHGFPYDPRAFDEVVPPLVARGYRVIVPYLRGYGATRFLSPDTMRSGQQAALAQDLIDMMDALGIPCAALAGYDWGGRAANIVAALWPARVRCLVTANGYSIHDIANAATPASPEAEYRLWYQYYFHTPRGAEGLTANRRALCNLLWGLWSPSWDFLPERFAHTAPSFDNPDFVDVVIHSYRHRFGYVPGDPALAAIEEALAAKPLIAVPTISLCGEDDGVTPPRQPDPDERYFSVSYERRILPRVGHNIPQEAPAEVADALLELLLATRQTS is encoded by the coding sequence ATGACACAGCCCCCGAATTCAACAGCCGCGCCCCAGGCGATCCGCACGCCTGTTCCCATCCACCACATCACCACCCCGCAGCTATCCATTGCTTACGAGGCCCACGGCAAGGTCTATGGCGATCCGATCATCTTGCTGCATGGCTTTCCTTACGACCCACGCGCCTTCGATGAGGTAGTCCCCCCGTTGGTGGCGCGCGGCTATCGGGTGATCGTGCCCTACCTGCGTGGGTATGGTGCCACGCGCTTTCTGTCGCCCGATACCATGCGTTCCGGCCAGCAGGCCGCGCTGGCTCAAGACCTGATCGACATGATGGATGCGCTTGGCATCCCGTGTGCTGCCCTGGCCGGCTATGACTGGGGCGGACGCGCCGCCAACATCGTGGCGGCCTTGTGGCCGGCACGCGTACGCTGCCTGGTCACGGCCAACGGCTACAGCATCCATGACATTGCGAACGCAGCAACGCCTGCCTCACCGGAAGCCGAGTACCGGCTCTGGTATCAGTATTACTTCCATACCCCACGCGGTGCCGAAGGCCTGACGGCCAATCGTCGCGCCTTGTGCAATCTGCTGTGGGGGCTGTGGTCACCGTCCTGGGATTTTCTGCCCGAACGCTTTGCCCACACGGCCCCGTCTTTCGACAACCCCGATTTCGTCGATGTCGTGATTCATTCCTACCGGCATCGTTTCGGCTACGTGCCGGGCGACCCAGCGCTGGCGGCGATTGAAGAAGCATTGGCCGCCAAGCCCCTGATCGCCGTGCCGACGATTTCCCTGTGTGGCGAAGACGATGGCGTGACACCGCCCAGGCAGCCTGATCCCGACGAACGATATTTCTCGGTCAGCTACGAGCGCCGGATATTGCCGCGCGTGGGCCACAACATCCCTCAGGAAGCGCCGGCAGAAGTTGCCGACGCCTTGCTGGAATTGCTGCTGGCGACCCGGCAGACCAGCTGA
- a CDS encoding FadR/GntR family transcriptional regulator has product MSADLKPADPRRLYQQIADRVRERIVSAEYPVGSKLPPERDLAQQLGVSRPSLREALIALEIDGSVEIRMGSGIYVCQPALQRVGRPAPMGESPAELMQARAAVEGAVAVIACANSTAEGLARVKESIEAMRADIAAGLDVLDHDREFHVRIAEMSGNSVLVTLVGTLFDERRSPLASAMRDRLENLPTFEAALSEHEQIYRALVSRDPLAAQAAMRSHIQAAADRWVYT; this is encoded by the coding sequence ATGTCTGCCGACCTGAAACCCGCCGATCCCCGTCGTCTTTATCAACAGATTGCCGATCGGGTGCGTGAACGCATCGTCAGCGCTGAATACCCGGTGGGCAGCAAGCTGCCCCCCGAGCGTGACCTGGCGCAGCAGTTGGGGGTGTCCCGGCCATCATTGCGCGAAGCACTGATTGCGCTGGAGATCGACGGCAGTGTCGAAATCCGGATGGGGTCGGGCATTTATGTGTGCCAGCCCGCTTTGCAACGTGTGGGCCGTCCGGCACCCATGGGCGAAAGCCCGGCCGAGCTGATGCAGGCGCGTGCCGCCGTCGAAGGGGCGGTGGCGGTGATCGCCTGCGCGAACTCGACCGCAGAAGGGCTGGCGCGCGTGAAGGAAAGCATCGAGGCGATGCGGGCCGACATTGCGGCAGGGCTGGACGTGCTGGATCACGACCGTGAGTTCCATGTGCGGATTGCCGAGATGAGCGGCAACTCGGTACTGGTGACCTTGGTGGGCACCTTGTTCGACGAGCGCCGCAGCCCGCTTGCGTCGGCGATGCGCGATCGCCTGGAAAACCTGCCTACTTTCGAGGCAGCGCTTTCCGAACACGAACAGATTTATCGTGCGCTGGTGTCACGTGATCCGCTGGCGGCGCAAGCGGCCATGCGCTCGCACATCCAGGCTGCAGCAGACCGCTGGGTCTATACCTGA
- a CDS encoding transporter substrate-binding domain-containing protein produces MKKNKFLLRGLLVASIFAFGTGAAHADLLKDIRDAKKIRIALDTGSPPYGFVGADLKPTGSDVETARLLAKGLGVELEIIQVTSPNRIPFLQSGKADIVVASLSVTPEREKVIDFSVPYAQILAVVAAPKDAKIASFADLKGVRVATTRGSNNDKVVTTGAPDAKIVRYDDDATLVTALVSGQADTIATSPAILTAILAKVPTKDLSTKFVMQSVPLGMGMRKDEPQFKAWVNDWITKNQTQLNELHKKFHGN; encoded by the coding sequence ATGAAGAAAAACAAGTTCTTGCTGCGCGGCTTGCTGGTTGCCTCGATTTTCGCATTCGGCACGGGCGCAGCCCACGCCGATCTGCTCAAGGATATCCGCGACGCGAAGAAGATCCGCATTGCGCTGGACACCGGCTCGCCCCCGTACGGTTTTGTTGGTGCTGACCTGAAGCCCACCGGTTCGGACGTGGAAACCGCCCGCCTGCTGGCAAAAGGCCTGGGCGTGGAACTGGAAATCATCCAGGTCACCAGCCCCAACCGTATCCCCTTCCTGCAAAGCGGCAAGGCTGACATCGTGGTGGCATCGCTGTCGGTGACGCCGGAACGCGAAAAAGTCATCGATTTCTCGGTGCCCTACGCGCAGATCCTTGCCGTGGTCGCAGCACCGAAAGACGCCAAGATCGCCAGCTTCGCCGACCTGAAGGGTGTGCGCGTCGCCACCACCCGTGGTTCGAACAACGACAAGGTCGTGACCACCGGCGCGCCTGACGCCAAGATCGTGCGCTACGACGATGACGCCACGCTGGTGACCGCGCTGGTCAGCGGCCAGGCCGACACCATCGCCACCTCGCCCGCGATCCTGACCGCCATTCTGGCCAAGGTTCCGACCAAGGACCTGAGCACCAAGTTCGTGATGCAAAGCGTGCCGCTCGGCATGGGCATGCGCAAGGACGAACCCCAATTCAAGGCCTGGGTCAACGACTGGATCACCAAGAACCAGACCCAGCTGAACGAACTGCACAAGAAGTTCCACGGTAATTAA
- a CDS encoding zinc-binding alcohol dehydrogenase family protein has protein sequence MLTVTCETPGTLRAIETERPVRGEGEVLLRIKRVGVCGTDLHIFSGNQPYLQYPRVMGHEISAIVEEAIPGGRLSVGDVVYVMPYIACGACIACRQGKTNCCTKLQVLGVHRDGALTELLSLPEAYVHKAEGVTLDQAAMVEFLAIGAHAVRRAQVKQGQRVLVVGAGPIGMAAMIFARINGATVTAIDGRQDRLDFCTRELGVAHAIALGPNDTEQLSAATDGEFFDVVFDATGNAKAIERGFGFVAHAGSYVLISIVRDNITFSDPEFHKRETTLLGSRNATTEDFEAVLAAIRAGEVPTDALNTHRLKLAELPTEFEKLLDPARGVVKAIVEL, from the coding sequence ATGCTGACCGTTACCTGCGAAACCCCCGGAACCCTCCGCGCCATTGAAACCGAACGTCCCGTGCGCGGCGAAGGCGAAGTGCTGTTGCGCATCAAGCGCGTTGGCGTCTGTGGCACTGATCTGCATATTTTCTCGGGCAACCAGCCCTACCTGCAGTACCCCCGTGTGATGGGGCACGAAATTTCCGCGATCGTCGAGGAAGCCATTCCCGGCGGTCGTCTGTCTGTCGGCGACGTCGTCTACGTCATGCCCTACATTGCTTGCGGCGCGTGCATCGCCTGCCGCCAGGGCAAGACCAACTGCTGCACCAAGCTGCAAGTGCTGGGCGTGCATCGTGACGGCGCACTGACTGAACTGCTGTCCCTGCCCGAAGCCTATGTGCACAAGGCAGAAGGCGTAACGCTTGACCAGGCTGCCATGGTGGAATTCCTGGCCATCGGCGCACACGCCGTGCGTCGTGCGCAGGTCAAGCAAGGCCAGCGCGTGCTGGTCGTCGGCGCCGGCCCGATCGGCATGGCCGCCATGATCTTTGCGCGCATCAACGGTGCTACCGTGACCGCCATCGATGGTCGTCAAGACCGTCTGGACTTCTGCACCCGTGAACTGGGTGTGGCGCACGCCATCGCCTTGGGCCCGAACGACACCGAACAACTGTCGGCAGCCACCGACGGTGAATTCTTCGACGTGGTGTTCGACGCCACTGGCAACGCCAAGGCTATCGAACGTGGCTTCGGCTTCGTGGCGCACGCAGGTTCCTACGTGCTGATCTCGATCGTGCGCGACAACATCACCTTCTCGGACCCGGAGTTCCACAAGCGTGAAACCACGCTGCTGGGCAGCCGCAACGCCACCACGGAAGACTTCGAAGCCGTGCTGGCCGCGATCCGCGCCGGTGAAGTGCCGACCGACGCGTTGAACACCCACCGTCTGAAGCTGGCCGAACTGCCCACCGAGTTCGAAAAGCTGCTGGACCCGGCGCGTGGCGTCGTCAAGGCCATCGTCGAGCTCTGA
- a CDS encoding mannitol dehydrogenase family protein — protein MAQPILQFGTSRFLLAHVDLFVSEALAQGDAGKALGGITLVQSTSNPASAARVAALAGGAGYPVRIRGLAGGERVDRTVQCTAVKEAVQADAQWPQLRQAFVHDVQVVVSNTADRGYQLDDSDNAALLADTSPAPRSFPAKLLVLLHGRWQANPQAPLSLLPCELIEKNGEVLRDLVMSLAAQWQLDTAFIAWLRDHCVWANSLVDRIVSEAIEPVGAVAEPYALWAIEAQPRLVLPCVHPAIVLTDDLARHERLKLFLLNAAHTWLAERWQLDGRPADETVRAAMADTALRTELEALWLDEIVPVFVALGEGAAAMAYLVDLRERLENPFLDHRIADIAQNHAQKKQRRLAPIVTMAAEHAPLLKQPRLLAALANVATPSGQAS, from the coding sequence ATGGCCCAACCCATTCTCCAGTTCGGCACCAGCCGCTTCCTGCTGGCCCACGTTGACCTGTTCGTGTCGGAAGCGCTTGCGCAAGGCGATGCGGGCAAGGCGCTTGGCGGCATCACGCTGGTACAAAGCACGTCCAACCCGGCGAGCGCCGCGCGGGTCGCCGCGCTGGCGGGTGGTGCGGGCTATCCGGTGCGTATTCGTGGTCTGGCAGGCGGCGAACGTGTCGACCGCACGGTGCAATGCACGGCAGTGAAAGAAGCCGTGCAAGCAGACGCACAATGGCCGCAACTGCGCCAAGCCTTTGTGCACGACGTACAGGTGGTGGTATCGAACACCGCAGACCGTGGCTACCAGTTGGACGACAGCGACAACGCGGCGCTGTTGGCCGACACCAGCCCGGCACCGCGCAGCTTCCCGGCAAAACTGCTGGTGCTGCTGCACGGCCGCTGGCAAGCCAACCCGCAGGCACCGCTGTCGCTGCTGCCCTGCGAACTTATTGAGAAGAATGGCGAGGTCTTGCGTGACCTCGTCATGTCGCTGGCCGCGCAATGGCAGCTCGACACCGCGTTCATCGCCTGGTTGCGCGACCACTGCGTGTGGGCCAATTCGCTGGTGGACCGCATTGTGTCGGAGGCCATCGAACCCGTCGGTGCCGTGGCCGAACCCTATGCGTTGTGGGCCATCGAAGCCCAACCGCGTCTGGTCCTGCCCTGCGTGCACCCGGCCATCGTCTTGACCGACGACCTGGCACGCCATGAACGCCTGAAGCTTTTCCTGCTGAACGCAGCCCACACCTGGTTGGCAGAGCGCTGGCAGCTTGACGGCCGCCCAGCCGACGAGACCGTGCGCGCCGCGATGGCTGACACCGCCTTGCGCACCGAGCTCGAAGCCCTGTGGCTGGATGAAATCGTGCCGGTGTTCGTCGCCTTGGGTGAAGGCGCAGCCGCGATGGCTTACCTGGTGGACCTGCGCGAACGCCTGGAAAACCCGTTCCTGGACCACCGCATTGCCGACATCGCGCAAAACCATGCGCAGAAAAAGCAGCGTCGCCTGGCCCCCATCGTCACGATGGCAGCCGAACATGCGCCGCTGCTGAAACAACCACGACTGTTGGCCGCACTTGCAAATGTGGCCACCCCGTCAGGACAAGCATCATGA
- a CDS encoding UxaA family hydrolase, with the protein MTTEVLLAPPVILLGDDDNVAVARHAVDAGVALDIAGETIITRQAIPPGHKVARVNIPAGSVVLKYGQTIGIASADIAAGDHVHVHNVGMSGSEHDLAVGKTFRATTVDAAPATFQGIVRQNGQVGTRNYLGVISSVNCSATVCRHIADAFKGEALASFPNVDGVVAITHGSGCGMGGNGEGLELLQRTLRGYAEHANFAGVLIIGLGCEVNQIAPLIDTLNRREPGLFATLTIQEEGGTRETIEQGKVLLRDMLVLANQATRQPVPLKHLVVGLQCGGSDGYSGISANPALGAAVDLLVKQGGTAILSETPEIYGAEHLLTSRAASTEIADKLMKRLHWWEDYAALHGGDLDNNPSPGNKAGGITTILEKSLGAVAKAGSSGLMEVLEYAEPVTAQGLVFMDTPGYDPVSATGQVAGGANLICFTTGRGSTYGCKPTPSLKLATNTPMFKRMSLDMDFDCGGIVEGRQTIAEAGAAILQLMIDTASGAPSKSEQNGLGDNEFLPWQLGAVM; encoded by the coding sequence ATGACGACCGAAGTACTGTTGGCCCCGCCAGTCATTTTGCTGGGTGATGACGACAACGTGGCGGTCGCCCGCCACGCCGTCGACGCCGGCGTGGCACTCGACATCGCGGGTGAGACCATCATCACGCGCCAGGCGATTCCCCCCGGCCACAAAGTGGCGCGCGTGAACATCCCCGCTGGCAGCGTCGTATTGAAGTACGGCCAGACCATCGGCATTGCCAGCGCCGACATCGCGGCCGGTGACCACGTGCACGTGCATAACGTCGGCATGTCAGGCTCCGAGCACGACTTGGCAGTGGGCAAGACCTTCCGCGCGACCACGGTCGATGCGGCACCGGCCACCTTCCAGGGCATCGTGCGCCAGAACGGTCAGGTCGGCACCCGCAACTACCTGGGCGTGATTTCCAGCGTGAACTGCTCGGCCACGGTCTGTCGACACATTGCCGACGCCTTTAAAGGCGAGGCACTGGCCAGCTTCCCGAACGTCGACGGCGTGGTCGCCATCACCCACGGCAGCGGCTGTGGCATGGGCGGCAACGGCGAAGGCCTGGAATTGCTGCAACGCACGCTGCGCGGCTACGCGGAACACGCCAACTTCGCCGGCGTGCTGATCATCGGCCTGGGCTGTGAAGTCAACCAGATCGCCCCCCTGATCGACACGCTGAACCGGCGCGAACCCGGCCTGTTCGCCACCCTGACCATCCAGGAAGAAGGCGGCACCCGCGAAACCATCGAGCAAGGCAAGGTGTTGCTGCGCGACATGCTGGTGCTGGCTAATCAGGCAACTCGCCAACCCGTGCCGCTGAAGCACCTGGTGGTCGGTCTGCAATGCGGCGGCTCGGATGGTTATTCAGGCATCAGCGCCAACCCGGCACTGGGCGCGGCCGTCGACCTGCTGGTCAAGCAAGGCGGCACCGCCATCCTGTCGGAAACGCCGGAAATCTACGGCGCGGAACACCTGTTGACCAGCCGTGCAGCGTCCACCGAGATCGCCGACAAGCTGATGAAGCGCCTGCACTGGTGGGAAGACTACGCCGCGCTGCACGGCGGCGACCTGGACAACAACCCCTCGCCGGGCAACAAGGCAGGTGGCATCACCACCATTCTGGAAAAATCGCTGGGCGCGGTTGCCAAGGCCGGCAGTTCGGGCCTGATGGAAGTGCTGGAATACGCCGAGCCCGTCACTGCGCAAGGCCTGGTATTCATGGACACCCCGGGTTACGACCCGGTGTCGGCCACCGGCCAGGTAGCAGGCGGTGCAAACCTGATCTGCTTCACCACGGGTCGCGGATCGACCTACGGCTGCAAGCCCACGCCGTCCTTGAAACTGGCTACCAATACGCCGATGTTCAAGCGCATGAGCCTGGACATGGACTTCGACTGCGGTGGCATTGTGGAAGGTCGCCAGACCATTGCAGAAGCCGGCGCGGCCATTCTGCAGCTGATGATCGACACGGCATCCGGTGCACCGAGCAAGAGTGAACAGAACGGCCTGGGCGACAACGAATTCCTGCCCTGGCAGCTGGGCGCGGTGATGTAA